The Martelella sp. AD-3 genome includes a region encoding these proteins:
- the cysK gene encoding cysteine synthase A, whose translation MEQNGKPGRGKVYSSILDTIGDTPIVRLDKLAKEKGVKANLLAKLEFFNPISSVKDRIGFAMIDALEKAGKITPGKSVLIEPTSGNTGIALAFAAAAKGYRLILTMPESMSIERRKMVALLGAELVLTEPPKGMKGAVAKAEELAAEIENAVIPQQFENPANPDIHRKTTAEEIWNDTDGAVDIFVSGIGTGGTITGVGQVLKQKKPEVKVVAVEPAASPVLSGGSPAPHKIQGIGAGFVPGVLDTAVYDEIVKVENDDAFALAREVARVEGLPVGISSGAALKAAIEVGSRPENEGKTIVIIIPSFAERYLSTALFEGLGQ comes from the coding sequence ATGGAACAGAACGGCAAACCCGGACGCGGGAAGGTCTATTCCTCTATTCTCGACACGATCGGTGACACGCCGATCGTCCGTCTCGACAAGCTGGCGAAGGAAAAGGGCGTGAAGGCCAATCTCCTGGCCAAGCTCGAATTCTTCAATCCCATTTCGTCGGTGAAGGATCGTATTGGCTTTGCCATGATCGACGCGCTGGAAAAGGCCGGCAAGATCACGCCCGGCAAATCCGTGCTGATCGAGCCGACCTCGGGCAATACCGGCATCGCGCTCGCCTTCGCGGCCGCCGCCAAGGGCTACCGCCTGATCCTGACCATGCCGGAATCGATGTCGATCGAGCGCCGCAAGATGGTGGCGCTGCTCGGCGCCGAACTGGTTCTGACCGAGCCGCCGAAGGGCATGAAGGGCGCCGTCGCCAAGGCTGAGGAACTCGCCGCCGAGATCGAGAACGCGGTCATTCCGCAGCAGTTCGAAAACCCGGCCAATCCGGACATTCACCGCAAGACGACGGCGGAGGAAATCTGGAACGACACCGACGGCGCTGTCGATATCTTCGTCTCCGGCATCGGCACGGGCGGCACGATCACCGGCGTCGGCCAGGTGCTGAAGCAGAAGAAGCCGGAGGTGAAGGTCGTGGCCGTCGAGCCGGCCGCCTCTCCGGTGCTCTCCGGCGGATCGCCCGCCCCGCACAAGATCCAGGGCATCGGCGCCGGTTTCGTGCCGGGCGTGCTCGATACCGCAGTCTATGACGAGATCGTCAAGGTCGAAAACGACGATGCCTTCGCGCTTGCCCGCGAAGTCGCCCGCGTCGAGGGCCTTCCGGTCGGCATCTCTTCCGGCGCCGCGCTGAAGGCCGCAATCGAGGTCGGTTCGCGTCCGGAAAACGAAGGCAAGACCATCGTCATCATCATCCCGTCCTTTGCCGAGCGCTACCTCTCGACGGCGCTGTTTGAAGGACTTGGGCAGTAA